The Aquila chrysaetos chrysaetos chromosome 16, bAquChr1.4, whole genome shotgun sequence genome has a segment encoding these proteins:
- the ZBTB8B gene encoding zinc finger and BTB domain-containing protein 8B — MEMQSYYTKLLGELNEQRKRDFFCDCSIIVEGRIFKAHKNILFANSGYFRALLIHYIQDSGRHSTASLDIVTSEAFSIILDFLYSGKLDLCGENVIEVMSAASYLQMTDVVNFCKTYIRSSLDICRKIEREAAFYQADSGSASSAREGTSYSSKSQCSAPVSSLQEKERISDCQRDPPCGECSSCHPLELVVRDPLSSDSPDDVNSSLPKGVEPKVEFDSDEVEVEVGERLPQYPTPLSLEQMEEGLHGGQAMDLACNNYHMKQFLEALLRNSSAQRKDDVVHHFVRGFEGRPEDAGVAMSSMMDIHSDWYGEDTGDVLVVPIKLHKCPFCPYTAKQKGILKRHIRSHTGERPYPCETCGKRFTRQEHLRSHALSVHRSNKPIICKGCRRTFTSSLSQGLRRFGLCDSCTCVTTTHEDSMPINLSLMEPSSEGQEKGDADNDWPIYVESGEENDPADDDDADGDDKQEIHRSLSDRETLM, encoded by the exons ATGGAGATGCAGTCGTACTACACCAAGCTTTTGGGAGAGCTCAACGAGCAGCGCAAGAGGGACTTCTTCTGCGACTGCAGCATTATCGTGGAAGGGAGGATCTTCAAAGcgcacaaaaacattttgttcgCCAACAGCGGTTATTTCCGAGCCCTGCTGATTCACTACATCCAGGACAGCGGACGCCACAGCACCGCCTCGCTGGACATTGTCACCTCGGAGGCCTTCTCCATCATCCTAGATTTCCTTTATTCCGGGAAGCTAGATCTCTGTGGGGAAAATGTTATTGAGGTGATGTCTGCGGCTAGCTATTTGCAGATGACCGATGTGGTCAACTTCTGCAAAACGTATATAAGGTCATCGTTAGATATTTGCAGGAAAATAGAGAGAGAAGCTGCTTTCTATCAGGCTGATAGCGGGAGCGCTAGTTCTGCGAGAGAGGGCACCTCGTACAGCTCAAAGAGCCAGTGCTCTGCCCCTGTCTCTTCcctgcaggaaaaggaaagaatttcgGATTGCCAGAGAGATCCTCCCTGTGGTGAATGCAGCAGCTGCCATCCCCTGGAGCTCGTCGTCAGAGACCCCCTCAGCAGCGACTCCCCGGACGACGTTAATTCTTCGCTGCCCAAGGGGGTGGAACCCAAAGTGGAGTTTGATTCGGATGAAGTGGAGGTAGAAGTGGGTGAACGGCTGCCGCAGTACCCGACTCCGTTGTCCCTCGAGCAGATGGAAGAGGGGCTGCACGGCGGGCAGGCGATGGACCTGGCCTGCAATAACTATCATATGAAACAATTCCTAGAGGCCCTGTTGCGCAACAGCTCAGCTCAGAGAAAAGATGATGTGGTTCATCACTTTGTCCGGGGCTTTGAGGGTAGGCCAGAGGACGCAGGGGTAGCCATGAGTTCCATGATGGACATTCACAGCGACTGGTATGGTGAGGACACAG gtgaTGTGTTAGTTGTGCCAATCAAGCTTCACAAATGTCCGTTTTGTCCCTACACGGCTAAACAGAAAGGAATACTAAAACGGCACATTCGCTCTCACACAGGTGAGAGACCCTACCCCTGTGAGACGTGTGGGAAACGTTTCACTCGGCAGGAACACCTTCGGAGTCACGCTTTAAGT GTGCATCGATCAAACAAGCCAATTATCTGTAAAGGTTGCAGGAGAACATTCACAAGTAGCCTGTCTCAAGGATTACGACGCTTTGGCTTGTGCGACAGCTGCACCTGCGTGACCACTACCCATGAGGACTCGATGCCCATTAACCTCAGCCTAATGGAACCTTCATCAGAAGGCCAAGAGAAGGGTGATGCTGATAATGATTGGCCCATATATGTGGAGTCTGGAGAGGAAAACGATCCagctgatgatgatgatgccGATGGTGATGACAAGCAGGAAATCCACAGGAGCTTATCAGATCGAGAAACACTTATGTAG
- the BSDC1 gene encoding BSD domain-containing protein 1 isoform X1, translating into MAEGEDAGWWRSWLQQSYQAVKEKSTEALEFMKRDLAEFTQVVQHDTACTIAATASVVKDKLAVSIGRTEGSSGATERVRKGLSDFLGVISDTFAPSPDKTIDCDVITLMATPTGTTEPYDSAKARLYSLQSDPATYCNEPDGPAELLEAWLSQFNLEEKKGEIAELLATSPSIRALYTKMVPVAVSHSEFWQRYFYKVHRLEQDEARREALKQRAEQSIHQEEPGWEEDEEEFLGMSPLPCANVKFPEAAEKESAPAALEGSHPTAHKGPSEESWAVLPPELAPAEGSPSESSESISLVTQIANPASVPAAQLQTGAQPAGTGDLSQRLLEATSEEQSSPPKPPEPGHPSAPTRESAASSEQLAVSELKEVESKAQGRTETVKEEGPTDLRVFELNSDSGKSTPSNNGKKGSSTDISEDWEKDFDLDMTEEEVQLALSKVEVSGELEDEEWEDWE; encoded by the exons ATGGCGGAGGG GGAGGACGCGGGGTGGTGGcggagctggctgcagcagagctacCAAGCCGTCAAGGAGAAG TCCACAGAAGCTTTGGAATTCATGAAACGGGACCTGGCTGAGTTCACTCAAGTAGTGCAGCATGATACAGCCTGCACTATTGCTGCTACGGCCAGCGTGGTCAAGGACAAGCTGGCAGTGAGTATAGGA aggACGGAAGGTTCCTCAGGTGCAACTGAAAGGGTGAGGAAAGGGCTCTCTGACTTCCTGGGTGTCATCTCGGACACATTTGCTCCCTCACCAGATAAGACCATTGACTGCGATGTCATAACACTGATGGCAACACCCACAGGTACCACAGAGCCCTATGACAGCGCCAAG GCTCGCCTCTACAGCCTCCAGTCAGACCCAGCCACCTACTGCAACGAACCTGATg GCCCTGCTGAACTCCTTGAGGCCTGGCTCTCTCAGTTTAACctagaggagaagaaaggggagattgcagagctgctggcaacCAGCCCTTCCATCCGGGCTCTCTACACCAAAATG GTCCCTGTGGCTGTTTCCCATTCTGAATTCTGGCAGCGCTACTTCTATAAAGTGCATCGCCTGGAGCAG GACGAAGCCCGGAGGGAGGCTCTGAAGCAGCGAGCGGAGCAGAGCATTCACCAAGAGGAGCCAGGCTGGGAAGAGGATGAAG AGGAGTTCTTGGGGATGTCACCCCTGCCTTGTGCAAACGTGAAAtttccagaagcagcagagaaagaatctgcccctgcagccctggagggaagcCACCCCACTGCTCACAAGGGACCCTCAGAGGAAAGCTGGGCCGTCCTCCCTCCGGAGCTGGCCCCAGCAGAGGGGAGCCCCTCTGAGAGCAGTGAGAGCATCTCCCTTGTGACTCAGATTGCAAACCCTGCCTCTGTGCCTGCTGCGCAGCTACAGACTGGAGCGCAACCAGCTGGGACCGGAGACCTCTCCCAGAGGCTGCTGGAGGCCACCTCGGAAGAGCAGAGCTCCCCGCCAAAGCCCCCAGAACCTGGTCATCCTTCTGCACCTACGCGGGAGTCAGCAGCATCCTCAGAGCAGCTGGCTGTTTCGGAGCTCAAAGAGGTGGAGAGCAAAGCCCAGGGCAGGACAGAGACTGTGAAAGAGGAAGGACCAACAGATCTACGAGTCTTTGAGCTGAACTCAGATAGCGGGAAATCCACTCCCTCCAACAATGGCAAGAAAG GCTCCAGCACTGATATCAGTGAAGACTGGGAAAAGGACTTTGATCTGGACATGACTGAAGAGGAGGTGCAGCTGGCACTCTCGAAGGTGGAAGTGTCTGGGGAG CTGGAAGATGAAGAGTGGGAAGACTGGGAATAA
- the BSDC1 gene encoding BSD domain-containing protein 1 isoform X2: protein MAEGEDAGWWRSWLQQSYQAVKEKSTEALEFMKRDLAEFTQVVQHDTACTIAATASVVKDKLARTEGSSGATERVRKGLSDFLGVISDTFAPSPDKTIDCDVITLMATPTGTTEPYDSAKARLYSLQSDPATYCNEPDGPAELLEAWLSQFNLEEKKGEIAELLATSPSIRALYTKMVPVAVSHSEFWQRYFYKVHRLEQDEARREALKQRAEQSIHQEEPGWEEDEEEFLGMSPLPCANVKFPEAAEKESAPAALEGSHPTAHKGPSEESWAVLPPELAPAEGSPSESSESISLVTQIANPASVPAAQLQTGAQPAGTGDLSQRLLEATSEEQSSPPKPPEPGHPSAPTRESAASSEQLAVSELKEVESKAQGRTETVKEEGPTDLRVFELNSDSGKSTPSNNGKKGSSTDISEDWEKDFDLDMTEEEVQLALSKVEVSGELEDEEWEDWE, encoded by the exons ATGGCGGAGGG GGAGGACGCGGGGTGGTGGcggagctggctgcagcagagctacCAAGCCGTCAAGGAGAAG TCCACAGAAGCTTTGGAATTCATGAAACGGGACCTGGCTGAGTTCACTCAAGTAGTGCAGCATGATACAGCCTGCACTATTGCTGCTACGGCCAGCGTGGTCAAGGACAAGCTGGCA aggACGGAAGGTTCCTCAGGTGCAACTGAAAGGGTGAGGAAAGGGCTCTCTGACTTCCTGGGTGTCATCTCGGACACATTTGCTCCCTCACCAGATAAGACCATTGACTGCGATGTCATAACACTGATGGCAACACCCACAGGTACCACAGAGCCCTATGACAGCGCCAAG GCTCGCCTCTACAGCCTCCAGTCAGACCCAGCCACCTACTGCAACGAACCTGATg GCCCTGCTGAACTCCTTGAGGCCTGGCTCTCTCAGTTTAACctagaggagaagaaaggggagattgcagagctgctggcaacCAGCCCTTCCATCCGGGCTCTCTACACCAAAATG GTCCCTGTGGCTGTTTCCCATTCTGAATTCTGGCAGCGCTACTTCTATAAAGTGCATCGCCTGGAGCAG GACGAAGCCCGGAGGGAGGCTCTGAAGCAGCGAGCGGAGCAGAGCATTCACCAAGAGGAGCCAGGCTGGGAAGAGGATGAAG AGGAGTTCTTGGGGATGTCACCCCTGCCTTGTGCAAACGTGAAAtttccagaagcagcagagaaagaatctgcccctgcagccctggagggaagcCACCCCACTGCTCACAAGGGACCCTCAGAGGAAAGCTGGGCCGTCCTCCCTCCGGAGCTGGCCCCAGCAGAGGGGAGCCCCTCTGAGAGCAGTGAGAGCATCTCCCTTGTGACTCAGATTGCAAACCCTGCCTCTGTGCCTGCTGCGCAGCTACAGACTGGAGCGCAACCAGCTGGGACCGGAGACCTCTCCCAGAGGCTGCTGGAGGCCACCTCGGAAGAGCAGAGCTCCCCGCCAAAGCCCCCAGAACCTGGTCATCCTTCTGCACCTACGCGGGAGTCAGCAGCATCCTCAGAGCAGCTGGCTGTTTCGGAGCTCAAAGAGGTGGAGAGCAAAGCCCAGGGCAGGACAGAGACTGTGAAAGAGGAAGGACCAACAGATCTACGAGTCTTTGAGCTGAACTCAGATAGCGGGAAATCCACTCCCTCCAACAATGGCAAGAAAG GCTCCAGCACTGATATCAGTGAAGACTGGGAAAAGGACTTTGATCTGGACATGACTGAAGAGGAGGTGCAGCTGGCACTCTCGAAGGTGGAAGTGTCTGGGGAG CTGGAAGATGAAGAGTGGGAAGACTGGGAATAA
- the TSSK3 gene encoding testis-specific serine/threonine-protein kinase 3, giving the protein MEGFLLANGYQLGRTIGEGMYSKVKEAFSQKHQKKVAIKIIDKNEGPEEFIHRFLPRELQIITRLNHKNIIRVHEMLESAEGKICLVMELAEDGDIFDYVLREGPLPEPRARTLFCQLVEAIQYCHNSGVAHRDLKCENALLQGHTLKLTDFGFAKLLPGDGRELSWTFCGSTAYAAPEVLQGVPHDSRKGDVWSMGVILYVLLCARLPFDDTDIPNMLHQQQKRVSVPRHLEISKECQNLLKMLLEPDMMLRPSIEGVSRHPWLTNA; this is encoded by the exons ATGGAGGGATTTTTGCTTGCCAATGGCTACCAGCTCGGCAGGACCATTGGGGAGGGCATGTACTCCAAAGTGAAGGAGGCTTTCTCCCAAAAGCACCAGAAGAAAGtggcaattaaaataattgataaGAACGAAGGCCCAGAAG AGTTTATTCACAGATTCCTGCCCCGGGAGCTCCAGATCATCACGCGTTTGAACCACAAGAACATCATCCGCGTGCACGAGATGCTGGAATCCGCAGAGGGGAAGATCTGCCTCGTGATGGAGCTGGCGGAGGACGGGGACATCTTTGACTATGTGCTCCGCGAGGGTCCCTTGCCCGAGCCCCGTGCCAGGACTCTCTTCTGCCAGCTGGTAGAGGCCATCCAGTACTGCCACAACAGCGGGGTGGCCCATCGCGACCTCAAGTGCGAGAACGCCCTGCTGCAGGGCCACACTTTGAAGCTGACGGATTTTGGCTTCGCCAAGCTGCTCCCCGGGGACggcagggagctgagctggaCCTTCTGCGGCAGCACAGCCTACGCAGCCCCCGAGGTGCTGCAGGGTGTGCCCCACGACAGCCGCAAAGGCGATGTCTGGAGCATGGGTGTCATCCTCTACGTCCTGCTCTGCGCCCGCCTGCCCTTCGATGACACCGACATCCCCAACATGctgcaccagcagcagaaaCGCGTCTCCGTGCCCAGGCACCTAGAGATCTCCAAGGAGTGCCAGAACCTCCTGAAAATGCTCCTAGAACCAGATATGATGCTGAGACCCTCCATCGAGGGGGTCAGCAGACACCCATGGCTGACTAACGCCTGA